From Juglans regia cultivar Chandler chromosome 6, Walnut 2.0, whole genome shotgun sequence, the proteins below share one genomic window:
- the LOC108985616 gene encoding uncharacterized protein LOC108985616, with protein sequence MQLKESLTLLQRGDQSIADYLQATRTTIDELAMIDAPVSDDDVTLYVLNGLGSDYRDIVAPIRTRATSLSFEELHDVLSSHEAYLKRLETSQAQLVATANATQRHDGPSPTRSYKNNYQNVSIIIINLVENQNISFVKNLDTQPARVRICSLCLPTVPINQQARVRNRFLTLMHPTTSPQTSLTYLSTLNMMVLMLWSLEMVQVYLSLILVLLLYSLLVEFFNYVILFVYQLFTRILFLCIILLRPIMCTLNFTLIIFL encoded by the coding sequence ATGCAACTCAAGGAATCCCTGACCCTTCTACAACGTGGTGACCAATCAATCGCTGATTATCTCCAAGCTACTCGTACCACCATTGATGAACTTGCCATGATTGATGCGCCTGTCTCTGATGATGATGTTACTCTCTATGTACTCAATGGCCTCGGGTCTGACTATAGGGACATCGTCGCTCCTATCCGCACCAGAGCAACCTCCCTTTCATTTGAAGAACTCCATGATGTCCTTAGTTCTCATGAGGCATACTTGAAGCGCTTGGAGACCTCTCAAGCTCAACTCGTTGCTACTGCCAATGCTACCCAGAGACATGATGGTCCTTCTCCCACTCGGTCCTACAAGAACAACTACCAAAATGTCAGTATCATAATAATCAACCTCGTAGAAAACCAAAATATCAGTTTTGTGAAGAACTTGGACACACAGCCCGCTCGTGTCCGAATTTGTAGTCTATGTCTGCCAACTGTGCCAATAAATCAACAGGCAAGAGTGCGAAATCGCTTCTTGACTCTGATGCATCCCACAACATCACCTCAGACCTCTCTAACTTATCTATCCACTCTGAATATGATGGTACTGATGTTGTGGTCATTGGAGATGGTTCAGGTTTATCTGTCACTCATATTGGTTCTATTGCTTTACAGTCTGCTGGTCGAATTTTTCAATTACGTGATACTCTTTGTGTACCAGCTATTCACAAGAATCTTATTTCTGTGCATCATCTTACTAAGACCAATAATGTGCACATTGAATTTCACCCTgattattttcttgtga